The genomic DNA ATTGCCCCCCCCGTAAATTTTAATTTTTTTACTTCTATTTTCAATAAACATTATTAAATCACAATGCCCTGTAAATGCAGCTTCATGGTCAAATGGAATATATATAATACAAATTGTGCGCGGCAGCGGCAAAACACACTCGCATAAACTAAATATTACAAAGTAATGGGAAGGTTTATTATTATTATTCTGTTTACGAAGTGCTTTGCGGTTTCGGGACAAGGTATGAAAGCTAACGTTATTTACGGTTATGGACCAAAATGATACCTGTGTGCGGGTCAACTATAATCGATTATAGTTTCGGAACTCCGATACAAACGCCAATACCAACTATTTTAGGTTTTGGGTGGACAACAGGCTACATGAGTGACAGTACAGGAGAATTGTTGTTTTACTCGAATGGGATATTTTTATAGAACCGCCAGCATTACCAGATATCCGGTTGCGATTCCATTCTTTGCAATCCAATTGTCTATAAGGATTCAGTATGGATTGGTGCCTGAATTCAAGCATCGCAAGGATTTTTCGTAATACCGCATCCTGGAAGACCCCACAAATATATTCTATTTCAAACAGGGGCCGATTATACTAAAATTATAGGAGGTTCATAGCTATTTTATCATGTGGTAGATATGGATGGTAATGGTGGACTTGGCGATGTAGTAACTTGTAGAAAAGATATTGTATATGATACCTTAGGTGGCTACCTTACCGGAGTAAAACATGCTAATGGCCGAGATTGGTGGATTGTTTGCAATGAATCCTTTACAAACAAATACTATAAAATATTGGTAACGCCCGATACCATGATGGTAAGTGAACAGCAGATAGGCCCTGTGTTTGACACTACCTCATGGTCAGGGCAAAGCAATTTTAGCAACGATGGCAACTGGTATGCACGAGCAGATGCAACTACCGGAGTAGTTGTTATGCAATTTGACCGCTGCACCGGCATGTTTAGCAATCCAATACATGATACTATGCTAACCATGCAATTTGGCGGGGTTGGGTTTTCATCAAATAATAAATTCATGTATGTATTCACTTGGCTCGATTTATATCAATAGAATTTGGAAGATTCTACCAATATGGGAACAACTAAAATACATGTTGCTCATACTGATATTTTGATACTGCAAAGCTCACCAGCAATGAATACATTCTACATGCAGCTTTTAGCTGCGGATAATAAATTGTATGTAATTACACAGGCATATTACAAAGCTATGAATGTGATAAACCAACCGGATAGCCTTGGACTTGCTTGTGATGTACAACAGCATGGGTTGCCCTTGCTTAAGCTTAATCAACGTTCTTGCCCCAATTGGGCTAATTATGATTTAGGCCCTGTGTTGGGTAGTGTATGCGATAGCTTAGGCCTTGGGGTAACACCTACTGCAGTGTTGCAGGATTTACGCATTAGCCCTAATCCGGCTATGTGATGGTTCTATATCAACTATACTTTGCCGCAGCATACATCAGCAATGGCTGTGTTGTACGATATGATGGGCAACCGCATAGACCAACGCATGTTGTATGGTCACTTTGCCTCGTTGCGATGGGATTTGCCGCACTTGTCAACAGGAGTGTATATGTTGCGTATTACAGGCAAAGGGATTAATACTTGTAAACGTGTTATGGTCATTGACTCGCAATAACATTTAGAGTTAATATGGGAGGGGTAAAAAACAGAGAACTGTGCTAAGGCGAGAGGTGACACATTTCAAAGCCAATACACCCCAAACCCTTTAAGGGGCTTGCGTTTGATGCGCTTGCTGATATGTATTATTTTCCAATTGCCAAGAGCCTTATTAAGAAATACTTTTAAGGAAATGAATAAGCTTTGTATTGTATCGGTAAACGTTTTTTTGTTTTTCGCTGATAATTTTTGAAAGCTCTTCAAGCTGCTTTCTCTTGCAATGAAAGGCGCTTGCAAACAATGCCCATTCGGCAAAGGCCGCGTATGCCATCAACCTTTTATTCTTAAATAAGAGGCGGGATGCATCGAGGGCTTTGTTATAATTACCCTGATGTTTTGCTTTTATTATCGCTTCCACGTTTTCTAAAATTTGGGCACGCTTGATGTGCCTCTCATTGGTCCAACTTATTTCAATGTCACCTGTGGCAAACTCAATCAGAGTTTTACGTGGAGTTCTGTATAATTTATTTGCCTTAATTTTCTTAAACTCAACATTGGCCATTTTATTCAATTGCTTATCCACATGCCTGAATCCAAACTTAAAATAAAACCAAAAGGCTCCGGTGTCTATTCCTTCAGGGTTTCCCTTGCCAAACATATAAGGGTCAACTGCTATATGTTCCAACCTAAAACAATACTTGTACGTTCTTATTATCTGACACAGAATATAACCTGACTCCCCACCTCTGTATGGTGAAAAAATATTCATTCCGAAGCGCGCATAATTGCCAAATATCCACGAACCACCATACGAAACAGGATAACCATTTTTAAATAGTGGAATTTAAAATACTGCAACGACCTTATATCGAAGTAAGTTGCAGGATCGGTTTCGCGAAAGGTTAATGTAAGAGAATAACGTATCACCTTTTGCAAGTCTAACGCTTTAGCATTTGTGAGTTTACTTGCAGGCGGCAGCGGTGCTTCATACAGCTGCTGATAATCGAACGTCTTTAATAAAACGGAGTTATAAAATGTTTTTGACTTTTCAATCCGGTTGAAAAGCAATGAGAAATCTTTTGCTTTTGAAGTAATAGAAATCCAGATTTTTAAATTGCTCCATAGCAGATCTTTTACTTCGGGTTGATTATCTAATCGTGCCACTTCTCTTAGTAAGAACGACAATTGTCGTTCCTTGCGAGGTTCCAGTTGCATCAAGCTATCTTCAGGCAAGGTTGCAACAGCTAAATGATTCTTGCCAAATTTATTTATGCAAGCACCCAACCAATGGTATAACGAAACCTTGTTATCGCCAAAGCTATCGATACACAAGGCGCATTCAGGTTGCTGATTAAGCCAACTTATTAAGTCATGCGTATACTTGGTGGTGAACGAGGTGTAAGGCAAACAAGTATCCTTCAATTTACCACAAAGCTGCTTGTTGCTTCTTAATACATTGGTGATACAAACCACTCCATGAATAGCAAGCATAAATACTTTTTTGTTTTGTGGATATTCTAAATGAAATAGCAAAAGTTCTGAATACTGCTTAACAAACTCAGGATGCTCTATCATATTCCTGTTTGCAAGCAAAAGATATTCTATCTTTTTATCTAAGCTTTGGGCATCAAAGGTGAATGAAACCGCACGCAACTTGTTTAGCTCTGGATAGGATGGCATTATTTGATTACTAAATTATACAAACAAAAAATTACGATAGAAATACTGCACTTTACATGCATCAATCTGAATAACGCTTCCATGCATTTCACCATGAAAGCGATTCAATATTACTAATAATTAAAACATCCTGTATAAATTTTTTGTCAAAGAAAATCGTTACACATGGTTTTGCTTGCTGCACTGCAGCCTTTGTAATAACAAAGCTACTATCACTACCAATGTATTAAAACACATCCCAATCGCCCAATGTAGCAAACCATTTATTAGCTTGACTTATACTTTCGCTTTTGCTACTTACATTGCGCGTAAGCATATTGAGCTTACGAGGATTTAATTTTTCCGGAATACGTATAAACTTACCTTTATTTGCCTTTTCAAAATTAACATCACAACAAGTTGTAAAAACAAAGGCTATTTTTTCATTTGTATAATCCTTGCTGTACAGTGCTGCACTGCTTATTAATTGCATAAGTTGGTTGGAGTCGGTAAAGGCATAATCCATAAGTAATAGTACCGGCACATCAAACATGTAGTCAAACTTAAAAATGGCAATGGCAGTAAGTTGCTCCTGATGGTAATATCCCAACGAAAAATATAACGAGGATGGTCGTTGCATGTAGCGCCACTTTAAAAATTCGATACTGCGTGAAGTGTAGTTGTGAAAACGTTCGCAATAACTGGAAAATAATTTTTCCACTTCTGCATCAAACTCCTTAATCAATCGGATGTTTTGGGTATTGCCTTTTTTAGCAGGTGCTAAAAAAAAATCAACTAGGGTACCGGCCCATTCACTCAACAGGGGAATTTTTAGTTTCTTTCTTAGTATCAGTCCTGTGTTAACAGGCATCATATACGTTGCAAAGGTTTTGGTAATGGCAAAGGCATTATATTTTAAAAAAGTATGAATACTTTTTGTGTTGGGAAAAGTATAACAAGCTGCAATTTGCTGCGCATCAATATCGTTGTTGGCAAAGGTTGCCAGTTTTCTAAACAGCCCCTGCCCGCGTAAATTAGCATCTACAGCTACATCCTGTATCATCGCAAGCAGGGCGGGCTTTTTATCTACGAAACCTGCATACACGGGAACATGATAATATCCTGCAATTTTATTTTCGGAATAAGCAACATAAACGCAGGAATGCTGTCCGGGAGATTGCGCATACTGCCAATTCCAAAAACCACTATTCATAATGCTTGACTTGTGCGAATCTGTTTCGCTCAACACACGCTGAACGTAGTCAACCAACTCCTGCTGATTTTTGCTAAGATCAATCTTGCAAATTTGCAACGGGGATGGTGATGATGGGCTGCTGTTTGGCATATTGGTCGATATAATCAGAAACTGTTACAAACTTGAACTCGTTAAGCATTCTTTCGGTACGAGCAAGTGTGGTTGACAGATTGGTATAATGCGTAATTTTTGATTTCCAGTTTAATCCTACACTTGGATGCAGCGGGTCGTACTCCCAGGGATGTATATAAAACATATTAGGAAGCTTATCGTGTTGCCTTTGCCTTAGCGAATTGCCGGTAAAGCTGTATGGGAACAAACGAAAATAAGCACCGCCAATTCCTAGTTGCTTATGCAAAAATTTAAATCGCGAAACTGGAAATTCAATGAGGTTATTCTCTTTTATTTTAAAAATGGTATCGGGGCAAGTAGCAATTCCATATCGCCATGTTTTAATGGGAGATATACTACAGTCGATCGCAAAACCTTCTTCGGCAAGCACATCAAGAGCCCACAAACTTTTTGAAGTAATTGAAAAAAAAGGTGAGCGATGAGTAACTATTTTTTTTCCGGTAATATTTTCAATGGCATGGCGGGTTCGTTTTACTTCTTCACGAAATTGTGCAGGAGTTTGGTCATAAACCTTTTCATGCTTGTACGTATGCGAGCCCAGTTCATGTCCTGCCTGATGCAACTCTTTTTTATTAATTGTGGATAATGGTCGGCTACCCAACCGAGCGTAAACCAGGTAGCTTTGGTCTGGTATTTTTCGAGTAAATTAAAAATGGCATAAAAACCTTTTTCTATTCGCTTTTCATATTTTCCCCAATCAGCATAAGGCAACTCTATGCCCTGATACCAATCTTCGAGATCAATAGAGAAAACAGCTTTATCAAATACACTATTCATTGTATAAGGATATCTAAGATTTACTTATTATAAAATGAAATAATCGCATTAATAATATGCTCCTGATCGGCATTGGATAGTTCAAAATAAAACGGCAATCGCACCAGGCAATCGCTGTAGTGCTCGCAATGCGGTAAGCTTATATCTTCAGCATGCTGCAGGTAATAAGGGCTTTTGTGTAACGATTGATAATGAAATGCTGCATACACATCGTTGGCCTTAAGGTGTGCGATGAGCGCCTGGCGCTCATCCAGATTACGACATACCATATAATACATGTGGGCATTATTAGTAGCAAAGTCAGGCAACGCAGGCAATTGCACTTTGTCCTTCAATCCACTGAATACTGCATGATATTTTTCCCAAATCATAGTCCGTTTCTTTTGAATGGTTTCAATATTTTGCAACTGCGCATACAGAAATGCAGCTATAATTTCGGAAGGTAAAAAACTGGAGCCAATATCTACCCAATTATATTTATCAACCTGCCCACGAAAAAACTTAGCACGATTGGTTCCCTTTTCTCTGATAATTTCGGCACGTTCTATTAGCGTCTCATCGTTTATAACCAACATACCTCCTTCGCCCGAAATAATATTTTTAGTTTCGTGAAAAGAAAATGCTGCCAGGTGCCCAATGCCACCAAGTGGCTGCGATTTATAATAACTATCAATGCATTGTGCAGCATCTTCAATAATGAGAATATTTTTTCCTTCAATAAGTGAATATATCAAATCCATATTGCATGCTACACCTGCATAGTGCACTACTACAATGGCTTTGGTGCTTGGTGTGATAAGCGCTGCAATTTTGCTTTCGTCCATGCCAGGATGATCGGGACGACTATCTACAAATTTTAATTTTGCCCCTCTTAGTACAAATGCATTGGAGGTACTTACAAAAGTGTAGGAAGGCATAATTACTTCGTCTCCCTCTTTTATATCTGCAAGTATCGCTGTCATTTCGAGCGCATCGGTGCATGAGGTAGTTAACAGGCATTTTTTAAATCCATATTTTTCCTCAAAAAAATTCTGACATAGATTACTATAATGTCCATCTCCCGAAATTTTTCCTCGAGCAACGGCATCAGCAATGTATTGTATTTCGTTGCCTATAATGAATGGCTTGTTGAATGGTATTTTCATTTTCTCAATTCCAATAATGATAAATATTTGTGCTACTTTCAATAACAAAACCACAGCGGGTATAGAGGTTGCAAGCAGATTTATTAGCAAGTTGTGTAGCAACTTTCAAATAAGAAAGTTGTTGGTCTGTTGTATAATTTTCGCAGCAAGCTATAAGCGCTTGTGCAACTCCTTTGCCTCGCATGGTATCATCTACAGCTATAAGCCCAATTTGACAACAATCGCTATTACGAGCCACTGTTACAAATCCATTTATTGCATCATGACTACCATGTATGTATATAATGTCAGCAATTTCACGATTTACCGATCGTTCAATCCAACGCGTGTACATGCGTGCAAAGGTTTCGTATCCCATGCGCGGGTCATTTCTAAATCGCGAATAAATACCTGACTCAAGCGATAGTTCATGCAACTTGGTATTTACATAAGTAAGTTGATATTGCATAATATTTTCCTGCATCGGCTGCACTGTCACATGCTTGGAGTATATCAGCTTTACATCAAGAGACTTTATATTCAATCTTTCAATCTCGGAAATCATTTTTGCGTTTCCTGAATGTTCGCTGATATAAATTAAATCAAAATTATTTTTTTCTTGCTGAAACTTTTCCAATTGAAACTTCCCGGGATGAACAATACCCACTCGAAGGTTAAAAAAATCGGAATCCCACGTGGCTATGTCAATCATGCTGTGTTGGAAGTTTTCTCAATAATGTAAACCGGACGTCCTTTAACGCCTTCAAATACCTTGCCTATATATAATCCTATAATACCGAGAATAAATATGATTAAACCTCCTAGTACCCAGACAGAGATCATTATGCTTGTAAATCCTAATACGGTGGTGCGGTCTAAAATTTTCTGAACCAAATAAAATACGCCAACAGCAATTGACAATAGGAATATAACTAATCCTAATTTTACAAAAAGCATAACTACCTTATCTGAATTAACAAGGATGATGTCTGTTGCTAATTTTAAAAGCTTTTTCATGGTATAATTTGATTTGCCGCTGTGCCGTTTATTATGCTCCACCATCATGGTGCCTCTCTTGAAGCCTACCCAGTTAATCATGGTAGGGAAAAAACGATTTTGTTCGCGCATGCTGCAAATCGCATTTATCACCTTGCGATGATATATTCCAAAATTAGCGACTGTTCCGTTTATTTTTGAATCGGTAAAGTAGGATAATACTTTCCAGAAGAGGTAAGAAAAAAAACGCTTATCAAATGAGTCTTTCCGGTTTTGGCGGCTTGCTA from Bacteroidota bacterium includes the following:
- a CDS encoding T9SS type A sorting domain-containing protein — its product is MPQHTSAMAVLYDMMGNRIDQRMLYGHFASLRWDLPHLSTGVYMLRITGKGINTCKRVMVIDSQ
- a CDS encoding GNAT family N-acetyltransferase; the encoded protein is MPNSSPSSPSPLQICKIDLSKNQQELVDYVQRVLSETDSHKSSIMNSGFWNWQYAQSPGQHSCVYVAYSENKIAGYYHVPVYAGFVDKKPALLAMIQDVAVDANLRGQGLFRKLATFANNDIDAQQIAACYTFPNTKSIHTFLKYNAFAITKTFATYMMPVNTGLILRKKLKIPLLSEWAGTLVDFFLAPAKKGNTQNIRLIKEFDAEVEKLFSSYCERFHNYTSRSIEFLKWRYMQRPSSLYFSLGYYHQEQLTAIAIFKFDYMFDVPVLLLMDYAFTDSNQLMQLISSAALYSKDYTNEKIAFVFTTCCDVNFEKANKGKFIRIPEKLNPRKLNMLTRNVSSKSESISQANKWFATLGDWDVF
- a CDS encoding DUF3473 domain-containing protein, which encodes MHQAGHELGSHTYKHEKVYDQTPAQFREEVKRTRHAIENITGKKIVTHRSPFFSITSKSLWALDVLAEEGFAIDCSISPIKTWRYGIATCPDTIFKIKENNLIEFPVSRFKFLHKQLGIGGAYFRLFPYSFTGNSLRQRQHDKLPNMFYIHPWEYDPLHPSVGLNWKSKITHYTNLSTTLARTERMLNEFKFVTVSDYIDQYAKQQPIITIPVANLQD
- the rffA gene encoding dTDP-4-amino-4,6-dideoxygalactose transaminase, with product MKIPFNKPFIIGNEIQYIADAVARGKISGDGHYSNLCQNFFEEKYGFKKCLLTTSCTDALEMTAILADIKEGDEVIMPSYTFVSTSNAFVLRGAKLKFVDSRPDHPGMDESKIAALITPSTKAIVVVHYAGVACNMDLIYSLIEGKNILIIEDAAQCIDSYYKSQPLGGIGHLAAFSFHETKNIISGEGGMLVINDETLIERAEIIREKGTNRAKFFRGQVDKYNWVDIGSSFLPSEIIAAFLYAQLQNIETIQKKRTMIWEKYHAVFSGLKDKVQLPALPDFATNNAHMYYMVCRNLDERQALIAHLKANDVYAAFHYQSLHKSPYYLQHAEDISLPHCEHYSDCLVRLPFYFELSNADQEHIINAIISFYNK
- a CDS encoding GNAT family N-acetyltransferase, which codes for MIDIATWDSDFFNLRVGIVHPGKFQLEKFQQEKNNFDLIYISEHSGNAKMISEIERLNIKSLDVKLIYSKHVTVQPMQENIMQYQLTYVNTKLHELSLESGIYSRFRNDPRMGYETFARMYTRWIERSVNREIADIIYIHGSHDAINGFVTVARNSDCCQIGLIAVDDTMRGKGVAQALIACCENYTTDQQLSYLKVATQLANKSACNLYTRCGFVIESSTNIYHYWN
- a CDS encoding glycosyltransferase family 2 protein, with the translated sequence MMLSVVTAVYNAESIVDTLVDELIKHITPVFDSFEIILVDDFSLDNSWEKIETLSERFPVVKGIKLSRNFGQHYALTAGLDHAKGDWVVVMDCDLQDHPSEIPKMYAIANQGYHMVVASRQNRKDSFDKRFFSYLFWKVLSYFTDSKINGTVANFGIYHRKVINAICSMREQNRFFPTMINWVGFKRGTMMVEHNKRHSGKSNYTMKKLLKLATDIILVNSDKVVMLFVKLGLVIFLLSIAVGVFYLVQKILDRTTVLGFTSIMISVWVLGGLIIFILGIIGLYIGKVFEGVKGRPVYIIEKTSNTA